A region from the Anomaloglossus baeobatrachus isolate aAnoBae1 chromosome 11, aAnoBae1.hap1, whole genome shotgun sequence genome encodes:
- the RNF26 gene encoding E3 ubiquitin-protein ligase RNF26: MQGILLLLSGLGWGLDLLLFVLDLNYWLVSSVVSFLFWTLHFILNLPGAITLGLLRCWENGLVSLALVGEACGNVALGSVQALADGVRGLVSGLDSLQLVWNLMCHLLLRSKEMMQRGILSMALSGQNLHRQVWEAMGIAGSLVAYIVNSMVNVCLIGVQNMFAAALGAWITLVNVIFVGKDMIAALLSQISSSAVAVVILFWTPFQLAVDLLVSCSSGVGVILFRHLYEVLLLLFLIGVSRLALRPSPGLHLFQERLIRVGHIVQILIHHLLSAELWRRAAAGCLQLVRMYRAAWDRDQNRRRTRAQNTPVRVPVPQNPAGPTRALHPQPAQNATPERRQAPPRPPPGPLPYASTSRETRKAAEDPWKLLKQQEECKKCVICQDENKSVLLLPCRHLCLCSQCAEILLQQPILQRNCPLCRKMILQTLTVYM, encoded by the coding sequence ATGCAGGGCatcctgctgctgctcagtggcctgGGCTGGGGCCTGGACCTGCTGCTCTTCGTGCTGGACCTGAATTACTGGCTTGTCTCCTCCGTTGTGTCCTTCCTGTTTTGGACCCTCCATTTCATCCTGAATCTGCCTGGAGCCATCACCCTTGGCTTACTCCGCTGCTGGGAGAACGGCCTGGTGTCGCTGGCGCTAGTGGGTGAGGCGTGTGGTAACGTGGCGCTGGGCTCGGTGCAGGCGCTGGCGGACGGCGTACGAGGACTGGTGTCAGGACTGGACAGTTTACAGCTGGTATGGAACCTGATGTGCCACCTGTTACTGCGGAGCAAGGAGATGATGCAGCGCGGCATCCTCAGCATGGCGCTGTCCGGGCAGAACCTACACCGCCAGGTCTGGGAGGCCATGGGCATAGCCGGCAGCCTGGTGGCGTACATTGTGAACAGCATGGTGAACGTGTGCCTCATCGGTGTGCAGAACATGTTCGCGGCCGCCCTGGGCGCGTGGATCACCCTGGTGAACGTCATCTTCGTAGGGAAGGACATGATCGCGGCGCTGCTCTCCCAGATCTCCAGCTCCGCCGTGGCCGTGGTCATCCTTTTCTGGACACCATTCCAGTTGGCAGTGGATTTGCTGGTATCCTGTAGCTCGGGCGTTGGGGTGATCCTCTTCAGGCACCTCTATGAAGTCCTCCTCCTGCtgttcctcatcggggtctcccgtCTGGCCCTCCGGCCCTCACCTGGATTACATTTATTCCAAGAAAGACTCATCCGTGTCGGCCACATAGTCCAGATACTAATCCATCACTTACTAAGTGCCGAGCTCTGGAGGAGGGCGGCCGCCGGGTGTCTCCAGCTTGTCAGAATGTACAGAGCCGCATGGGACAGAGACCAGAACCGCAGGAGAACCAGGGCACAAAATACACCAGTCAGAGTGCCAGTGCCGCAGAATCCTGCGGGACCTACACGGGCGCTACATCCACAACCAGCACAGAATGCCACACCTGAGCGGCGCCAAGCTCCACCGAGACCTCCACCTGGGCCCCTGCCCTATGCATCAACCTCACGTGAGACCAGGAAAGCTGCAGAAGACCCCTGGAAGCTGCTGAAACAGCAGGAAGAGTGTAAGAAATGTGTCATCTGCCAGGATGAAAATAAAAGTGTCCTCCTGCTTCCGTGCCGTCACCTGTGTCTGTGCTCACAGTGCGCTGAGATCCTTCTGCAGCAACCGATCCTTCAGCGTAACTGCCCTCTGTGCCGGAAAATGATCCTGCAGACGCTCACAGTTTACATGTAG